The following DNA comes from Brassica oleracea var. oleracea cultivar TO1000 chromosome C5, BOL, whole genome shotgun sequence.
ACTTACATCTCTATCTATTTTTATTATGTTTATTGCTTACTGCTTTCTTTCCTAACTTAGTCTGAAATTCAAATCTATTGTGTGAAACATAGAGTTTATGTGGATTCGATCCCTAAATACTTTAATGACACTCTTATATGAGAGAATTGCTGTTAGGTAATTTGAGCATATCAAGCATGTTATACTCCATGTGGATGTCATAGCCTTAATCTCCCTCTTTGTGATATGGCTTCTTCATCTACAAAATCAGTGTAATCTTTGGGATTGTTCAACGTACCTATTGTCTATTATCATCTTCAACTAGAACTTTCGGATTATTGAAACAAAATTTGAACAATTCCAAAGTTCTGATATGTTTATTTAATTAAGCTGAAATCAACTAGTGATGATGAGCTGATGAAAATCATGTGTTAGACTTGGAGATTTTCGTAGGCATGGTGAACATTCAGATGTAAATATGGAAGATCTATGTTCTGAGCTTAAAATTCTAAGAATGGTACTACCAGCAGAAGTTAAAAGCGCTTATGAAGTATTGAAATCTTTGAAAACAATGTAGAATTTTTACCTGGATTCTTCATGGTTTGCTTAACTAATATTGTTTACAAGCCGGGGTTATGCTGCGGAAATATTTTTTCCATATTGAAATTGAAAAAAATTTATCTACGATCTACCATGTCACAAGAAAAGTTGAATGAGTTATCAATGATATCTATTGAAAGTTTGATAAACTTGACTACGAAAAGATTATAAACATATTTTCTGGAAGAAAAGCTACAAGATCTGTTTTTCAGAAATAAAATTGTATTGATATATTATAGTTTTTGTCATTTCTAATTTTAAATAATATGTTAAATTTTATTTTATTTTATTATAAGAGGGCCACATATTCTAATGCTTTAAGCCATTAAAATATCGGGGACGGCACAGCTTTGATCAACCATTCATCAACCACTTCTCCATTTCGACTGACATAACTACTGATTAGTGACTAGTATGGCGGTAGAGGAGGCAGTCTAGGTAGGCTAGGGAGGCCCGGGAGGGGAGGGAGGGGAGGGAGGTCTGGTAGGCGAGGGAGTCCCGGGAGGGGAGGGAGGCCTGGGATGTTAGGGAATTTTGGAATGTTAGGAAGTCCCGGAAGGTTTGGTAGTTTCGGGATGATGGGAAGCCATGGAAACAGTCCGGTGGGAGATGGAGATGAGTTAGGGGCCTGTGATAGAAGTGCAAGCCCAACCAACCTTGTAGTCTCCGATGAAGGGCCTTTGAGAAGGTGGCGGGCATCCGCTTGTTCTGATTGCTTATGCCACCATATCTTTGGTAATCCTGTTGGATAAGCTTCAAGAGATAGCTTAAGATTCAAGTTATCCATAAAGGAAAGAAGAATAACTTAAAGGTTTTGGATAAAGACTAAGATTCCTAGATTAACTTGTAATAGGAAAAGATAAGAAGTTTCTATTACCTATATAAGGGGAGACTAATGTAAGTTGTTCAACACAACAATAAGAAGAAAGAAAAGAAAGAAATAAAACAAAGAACCGTTTTATAGTTTCTGTGTCATTAGCTACTTTATTTGGTATCAGAGCTTGTGGTTTATCTCGATCACATAGAGCTTGGATACAGAAACGATGGCAGACCCAAAAGCTATAACAGATTCAAAGGCAGTAGTAAAGATGAAGAAATCAGTTCCTAGTGCAGTGGTGTGTCCGATGTTAAACACATCAAACTACACGGTATGGGTGATGAAGATGAAAGCACTCCTACGCGTGCACAAGGCATGGGAAGCTATGGAGCCAGGAACCGACGATGAAGACAAGAATGATTTAGCTATAGCTCTTCTGTTCCAGTCGATACCTGAATCACTGGTTTTACAGGTGGGTGATCTTGGAACTCCTAAATTGATATGGGAGGCCATACAATCAAGAAACCTAGGCGCAGAACGAGTCAAGTCGGCTCGACTCCTAACATTAATGAATGAGTTTGATCGTCTGAAGATGGAAGATACAGACACAATCGATGCATTCACTGAAAAAATCTCAGAGCTTGTATCAAAGGCCTCGACATTGGGACAGATTATTGAGGGTCCTAAAGTAGTAAAGAAGCTCCTTAATAGTCTACCACCAAAGTTTATCTTCATGACAGCATCTCTGGAACAAATGTTAGACTTGGAAACAACAAGCTTTGAAGATATAATTGGGAGACTTAAGGCTTATGAAGAGCGCATAAAAGGTTATACACCAGTTGAGCAACAAGGAAGTCTTCTGTACTCAAACACTGAGAAGTCCTACGATCAGAAGGGAACTGATAATACAGGAAGAGGGAGAGGACAGAACAGAGGACGTGGCCGTGGTAACAGAGGAAGGGGTCGTGGCAGGAGCAACTATGGTGAGAGAAATAAAGAAAAGAGAGACTACTCTCAAATAGTGTGCTATAACTGTAAGAAGAAGGGACACTTCGCCTCTGTTTGTACCGAAAAGAAGGCCGAGGATGAACTCAACAAGACTGAAACAGAGACTGCAGAAGTAGCGCTTTACATGCTGGAGGTGGTATTCCTTAACGAAGAAAAGGTAATGCCGAAAGAACTGGAAGCTGACAAGAAAGAAGATGGAGTGTGGTACTTGGACAACGGAGCCAGTAACCATATGACAGGACAAAGATCGTACTTCTCTGAGATAAACGAAAATATCAAAGGGAAAGTAAAATTTGGAGATGGATCTTATGTTGACATAAGAGGAAAAGGTTCGATTATGTTTGAGGCAAAGACGGGAGAGCAGAAGATGTTAACTGACATATACTATATCCCTGAGCTACGAAGCAATATCCTAAGCTTAGGACAGGCAACCGAGCAAGGCTGTGATGTTCGAATGAAAGACAACTACTTGACTCTAAGAGATCCTGAAGGAAGATTGCTCGTGAAGGTCTTAAGGTCTGCAAACAGACTCTACAAACTAAAACTGCAAGTAGGTAGAGCAGTTTGTCTACACGCAAAGATACAGGAGGAACCATGGAGATGGCATGCCAGACTTGGCCATATTAGCTTCAAGACAATACGAGCAATGGCAACTAAAAGAATGGTACATGGTCTG
Coding sequences within:
- the LOC106344801 gene encoding pre-mRNA polyadenylation factor FIP1 is translated as MDNLNLKLSLEAYPTGLPKIWWHKQSEQADARHLLKGPSSETTRLVGLALLSQAPNSSPSPTGLFPWLPIIPKLPNLPGLPNIPKFPNIPGLPPLPGLPRLPDLPPLPPLPGLPSLPRLPPLPPY